One genomic window of bacterium includes the following:
- the csrA gene encoding carbon storage regulator CsrA — translation MLVLSRKRDQSIIVGESIKITVVDVRGDTVQLGIEAPRQITIYREEIYDAIREANQEALDRGDGNGGALPTADLPRRKRGGD, via the coding sequence GTGCTGGTACTGAGTCGAAAGCGCGACCAGAGCATCATCGTGGGTGAGTCGATCAAGATCACGGTGGTCGACGTGCGCGGCGACACCGTGCAACTGGGGATCGAGGCGCCGCGACAGATCACGATCTACCGCGAGGAGATCTACGACGCCATCCGCGAGGCGAACCAGGAAGCGCTGGATCGCGGGGACGGCAACGGCGGCGCGCTGCCGACCGCGGACTTGCCGCGGCGCAAGCGGGGGGGCGACTGA